Sequence from the Feifania hominis genome:
AGAGCAGACGGGACACAAGAAAGGTCATTGCGACGCCGAGTACAATGACGGCGGTCAGAAACAGAGCTGAGAGCAGCGAGTCAAAGGGGGAGATCACCGAGCCGATAAAGAACATGGTGATGATAGAAATCAATGTGGGAAAGCGGCCGTTGCAGGGGACAAAGTTGTTGGTGATGATAGCGATCAGCCGCTCGCGAGGGCTGTCGATGATGCGGCAGCCCACAATCCCCGCAGCATTGCAGCCAAAGCCCATACACATAGTCAGCGCCTGTTTGCCACATGCGCAGGCCTTTTTGAAGTGATGGTCCAGATTGAACGCGACGCGGGGCAGATAGCCGAGATCCTCAAGCAGAGTAAAAAGAGGGAAGAAAATGGCCATCGGCGGCAGCATGACTGCGACAACCCAGGCGAGTGTGCGATAGATGCCCTGAACGAGGATGCCGGATAGCCATGCCGGCGCGCTGAGCCAGTTGAAAAAATCCATGAAGCGGTCCTCTACCCAGAAGAGCGCCGTGGAGAGCAGCTGTGAGGGGTAGTTCGCTCCGGTGATGGTAAGCCAGAACACAAGACCCAGAAGAAGCAGCATCACCGGCACACCGGTCTTGCGCGAGGTGAGCAGCTTGTCGATTCGACGATCGCGCATCTGATAATCCGCGCGCTCGTATCGGATGACGCCGCCGCAGATATCCTCGGCGGCAAGCACCAGTCCCGAGACAATGCGGTCGGTGATCCGCTCCCCCTTGATGCCGGCGCGGGCAAGATCTTCGCGTGCGCTGGCAAGTGCCTGCTGAAGCTCCTCGTCGGCGTTGATGTCAAAGCCGATGTAATCTCCCAGGGAGTGCAGCAGAGTGCGATCTCCCTCGAGCAGTCGCAGGGAGATGAAGCGTGTGCTGATGGGTTTTGTCATCTTGGCACGCAGCACGGCCTCGAGCTCTTCGACCGCCTGCTCGATGGCGGGGGCATAACAGACTCGATAGGGGCTCTCGTGTATGGTCTGTCGGGTCACAAGATTGAGCAGATCAAGCAGCTCTTGGAGCCCCTTTCCGCTGCGCGCCGCCGCTCCCACAACAGGAACGCCGAGCTTCTTTTCCAGGGCTGTAAGATCAATGTGAATCTGTTTTTTCCTGGCTTCGTCCATGAGGTTGACACACACCACGACACGGTTTGTGATTTCAATGGTCTGAAGCACGAGGTTTAGGTTTCGCTCGAGGCAGGTCGCGTCACACACGACGACTACCGCATCGGCGTCGCCGAAGCAGATGAAGTCGCGCGCGACCTCCTCCTCGGCCGAGTGGGCCATGAGCGAATAGGTGCCCGGAATGTCCACAAAGACATAATTTTGGCCTTTGTATGTACAGCTCCCCTGGGCATTGGTTACGGTTTTGCCCGGCCAGTTGCCGGTGTGCTGATTGAGCCCGGTCAGGGCATTGAAAACAGTGCTCTTGCCGACATTGGGGTTGCCGGCAAGAGCGATGACCTTATCCTGCGGCGTAGCGCGCTCAATGACGAGATTCTGCGCGGCCACGCTGCTTCCCGTTGAGGTGTTTGTCAGCCCCATTGGTCAGTCACTCACTTTCTGTAGTTTATTGAACAAGGATGTTTCGAGAGTCTTCGCAGCGCAGCGCAATGACTGCTCCGCGGATGAGATAGGCGACAGGATCGCCGGACGGGCTCTTCTGCATGCACTGCACGTCAGTGCCCTCAATCAGGCCAATGTCCTGAAGACGGCGGCGCATACTGCCGGAGGAGAGAATGTCAATGACGCGGGCTCTCTGGCCCTCCTGCAATGTATTCAATGAGCAATAACTCATAGAAGAGGTCTCCTTTTCATACTGTTAGTCTGGGGAAACTTTGTTGCCCCGTACTACTATCATATTGAGATGACCTGATTTGGTCACTGGAAGGAGTCCATCCATGCCGCAGGATTATTACACACTGGAGGGATATCGGCGAAAAAACAACCGTCTCGTCACCGAATCCATGGAGGATTATCTGGAAATGATCTGCCGCTATTTTTTGCAGGAGGGTTATGTGCGCGTCAACACACTCGCAGAGCTGCTCAATGTCAAGCCCTCCTCCTCCTCCAAAATGGTGGGCATCCTCAAGCAGGCGGGACTGGTCAGCTTTGAACGTTACGGCGTAGTGCGCCCGACCGACGAGGGGCTTCGACTTGGCCGCTATCTGTTGCACCGCCATGATGTGCTGCACCGTTTTTTCTGCTGGCTCAACGGCACACAGGATGAGCTCGAGCAGGTCGAGCAAGTCGAGCACTATATGACGCCGCAGAGCGTACAAAACATCGAGCGCCTGCTTGGGGAATATATCAGAGAAAAAAGCTCCCCGCCGTAACAGCGAAGAGCTTTTTCATCAACCAAGCAAAATCTTTGCAAAGTCCTCTGATACAAACAGAGAATTTTCATAATTAATGATATCCTGTACCACGTTAACGCGATGTCTGGTGCCCTGGTCAGTCCAGTACAGGCAGGGGGCATTATAAATGAACTCTCTGCGTTTTAGCGTGATGGAGAGATACTCATTAGATGCCCAAAACAACTTGCCGCCATGCTTTTTTACCAATTTGGAGAGCGGATGGTAGCGCTTTCCATCTTTCAAAAGAGTAGTTTCTCCGGTTTTTTCGAATTCCATGACCCGGTAATTGTACTCAACCGGAACATCATCGATACGGTAATAGTGCAAAAATAGACGATCAAAAACAGAACTTGTGAACAGATCGGCCAGATAGTAAGGCGGCAGATAATCCCGATAACGAAATACCTCTTCCTGCCTGGCTGTCTGTGCAGCCAGTTCGTTTTGCTGTAAGATTCTATAATTATTCCGAACGCCACGGAATACCGGCATAGCTTGATTTAGGCAGCAGAAAAAGGCACAGACGCTGAGTATGGCTGTTGCTCTGTGAAAAAACTTTTTGCCGGCGAAACGAATGCCCAGTATTTCATAGCACTCTCCGGCAAAAAATGCTCCGCACACCATGAGGCAAATCAAAAGCGGAACGGTTGCACGTACGCTGCTGCTCACGGTAAAAATCATCATTCCAGCAGAGGCAAGACCCGCCAGAAGGAGAGAACCACTCTTCTGATAGGGTGTTTTGAAGATGAAGATTACAGCGGCTGTCAGCATAAAACCGCAAAAGAGCAAAAACAAAATGACGTTGAGTGCTACACTCTGTGCCGAAAAATAGCCGATTGACAGCGTTGCAGAGACAGGCAATCCCAGCAAGAGAACGCGAGGAAGTTTTCGGTTGAGCAAACTGAGTGTTCCGATAACAAGGCAGAAAAGAATCATAACAAAAAGAGATCTGCCTGGAGATGCAAAGTTACAGGCAAACTGGCGAAGGCCATTTTGGATTCCAGGAATTGATAACTCTGACGCAGCTCTCGCGCGTGTGGCCGGAGAGAGAAAAATAGTGAGATAACCCGCAGCTGAACAGAGTAGCAAAAAAACGCGAAAAACGCCAACACGCTTTTGGACAATGAGCTCAGATAATATGCTCACAAAGAGAATAGTCAGGGTCATAATCCCGCCCTGTTCCGTTGTGGCACCCGACAGAAAACAACCAAGAGCGGTAAAAAAACAAAGAGGTATTCCAGGAGATGTTCTACACTTTTCCAGAAGCATGCACGACAGTGCAAGAAGCAACTGAGGAAAAATATAGTTGCAGGCATCGCTTACGCAGAGAATACTGTGCTTGAGCACATTGTAATTGAGCCCAAGCAGCATAATGGAGAAGAGAAAGGCTGATAGTAAGCCGCCGCCATGCGTTTTTTTGCCCGGCATACTTTGAAAGGCCATGAAACACAGAAAAATGGCAATCAGTGAAAGTGTGTTGAATATGGCGAAAGGAATCATTCCGCCCGCAAGAAGCGTCTGGGCGATCAGATGAACGAGCACGCGGCCATTTCTTGTCAGATAGTGATCCACATTTCGGCGAACAAAGCCGTCAAATCCGTCACGCCAAAAGCAGGCGTAGTAATAATCATCGGTTGTAAATGTCGTCATCAACTGCAGCGCAACAAGGAGTAGAATCGCGCAAATAACCAGGATAACCAATATTAGAAAGGGGAGCGGTATTGGCCGGCTCCCCTTTCTAATTTCATTCGATTGACTCATATTTTTTCTCAAAGCAATCACTCACTGCGTATTATTTTCAGATTCGGGCGCCTCTTCGAGAATTTCCACGGCAAAGGCGTAGGCGAGAGGGGCAGTGACCGTGTCACCGGTCAGCGTCTCATAGGTGTAGTGTCCGCCCGACTTTGCCCAATAGGTGACCTTATCGCCAATTTCCACTTCGGTTGGAATCTGGTTGGAGGTGTAGGCGACGTAATAGTAGTGGGCATCCTCGCCATCGGGACTGACGCGAACGTTGTAGGTACTCTTCTCCGTCTGCACGCCCATTACGGTGCCGGTAAAATAGACATAGGTGTCCTTGAAGCCGTCCGCGTCAGCCACAGCTGCCGCATAGTCAGCCGGTGTGCACAGAGCTTTTTTGGATTCGTTCTCTCTTTGCAGACGTGTTCCGGAGATATAAGAGTAGAGCCCAAAAGCGATCAGCAGAGCCGCGGCAAGCGCGGTTGCGGTGAGCAGCATTTTACTTCTTGCCGATTGAAACATCTTATGATCCTTTCCTATTTCCCGATGAATTGATTGTCTTCTCCGAGCATCGCCCGGATATCCGCCATACGCGCGATGGCTTTCTCGTAGCCGTTTTCATAGAGTTTGTGAATGTTTTCATAGCTCTTTTCAAACCGCCCAATGGTGTCGGCATAGTCCGACCATAGTACGATAGCGCGCCCCTCGCGCTCCTGCGCAAGACAGAATTCAACTTCCTCATTGTAGCGCGCGGGCCTTGTCAAAACCGCCTGGGCAAGGGCCGGATACCTCTTTTGATAGAGACGGGCCGCAAGTTTGTCCCCCTTGCCGAGATGCTTGCGATAGCCCTCTCGCTTTGTCATAACCACAACGTTTTTCGTACAGCCGTCGGCAATGGCTCGGCGAATCGGAATGGGGTCAGCCACACCGCCGTCGACATAGAACTTGCCTTGAAATTCGATGGCGGGGAAGGCGACCGGAAGCGCGCAGGTGGCCTGCAGAAGCCGAAAGCCCGCATCGCAGTCGCGCTGGTCATAGTACTCGGCGCGCGCACTCTCTCGCTCGGTAATGGCGGCGATGATACGCCCGGAGTAGTTCGCCAGCGCCTCGTAGTCGTATGGCAGCAACTTCTGCGGGATCTCCTCAAAGACAAACTGCAGATCCATCACACATTTGCGCTTCAAAAAATTGCCATAGCTCAGATAGCGCGGGTCGGCACGGTAGCACTTTAAGATCTCGTCGTTTCGCCCGCGCTGCCCGTTGACATACGAGTAGGCGTTGGATATGCCGGCAGAGACGCCGATGACATAGGGAAAGAGAATGCCATTGTCCCAAAAGGCGTCCATTACGCCGGAGGTGAAAGATGCGCGCAGCGCGCCGCCCTCCAAAACAAGTCCGGTCAT
This genomic interval carries:
- the feoB gene encoding ferrous iron transport protein B — its product is MGLTNTSTGSSVAAQNLVIERATPQDKVIALAGNPNVGKSTVFNALTGLNQHTGNWPGKTVTNAQGSCTYKGQNYVFVDIPGTYSLMAHSAEEEVARDFICFGDADAVVVVCDATCLERNLNLVLQTIEITNRVVVCVNLMDEARKKQIHIDLTALEKKLGVPVVGAAARSGKGLQELLDLLNLVTRQTIHESPYRVCYAPAIEQAVEELEAVLRAKMTKPISTRFISLRLLEGDRTLLHSLGDYIGFDINADEELQQALASAREDLARAGIKGERITDRIVSGLVLAAEDICGGVIRYERADYQMRDRRIDKLLTSRKTGVPVMLLLLGLVFWLTITGANYPSQLLSTALFWVEDRFMDFFNWLSAPAWLSGILVQGIYRTLAWVVAVMLPPMAIFFPLFTLLEDLGYLPRVAFNLDHHFKKACACGKQALTMCMGFGCNAAGIVGCRIIDSPRERLIAIITNNFVPCNGRFPTLISIITMFFIGSVISPFDSLLSALFLTAVIVLGVAMTFLVSRLLSKTILKGVPSSFTLELPPYRKPQIGKTIVRSIFDRTLFVLGRAVTVAAPAGLIIWLLANVVVGDATLLAHCARFLNPIAQLMGLDGVILLAFILGFPANEIVIPIVIMAYMATGSLIDMGNLTELKALFVANGWTWATAASTILFSLMHWPCSTTCLTIKKETQSLKWTAVSFAVPTVIGFVVCVCFTAIVRMLGLA
- a CDS encoding FeoA family protein; translated protein: MSYCSLNTLQEGQRARVIDILSSGSMRRRLQDIGLIEGTDVQCMQKSPSGDPVAYLIRGAVIALRCEDSRNILVQ
- a CDS encoding metal-dependent transcriptional regulator, translating into MPQDYYTLEGYRRKNNRLVTESMEDYLEMICRYFLQEGYVRVNTLAELLNVKPSSSSKMVGILKQAGLVSFERYGVVRPTDEGLRLGRYLLHRHDVLHRFFCWLNGTQDELEQVEQVEHYMTPQSVQNIERLLGEYIREKSSPP
- a CDS encoding DUF6056 family protein yields the protein MSQSNEIRKGSRPIPLPFLILVILVICAILLLVALQLMTTFTTDDYYYACFWRDGFDGFVRRNVDHYLTRNGRVLVHLIAQTLLAGGMIPFAIFNTLSLIAIFLCFMAFQSMPGKKTHGGGLLSAFLFSIMLLGLNYNVLKHSILCVSDACNYIFPQLLLALSCMLLEKCRTSPGIPLCFFTALGCFLSGATTEQGGIMTLTILFVSILSELIVQKRVGVFRVFLLLCSAAGYLTIFLSPATRARAASELSIPGIQNGLRQFACNFASPGRSLFVMILFCLVIGTLSLLNRKLPRVLLLGLPVSATLSIGYFSAQSVALNVILFLLFCGFMLTAAVIFIFKTPYQKSGSLLLAGLASAGMMIFTVSSSVRATVPLLICLMVCGAFFAGECYEILGIRFAGKKFFHRATAILSVCAFFCCLNQAMPVFRGVRNNYRILQQNELAAQTARQEEVFRYRDYLPPYYLADLFTSSVFDRLFLHYYRIDDVPVEYNYRVMEFEKTGETTLLKDGKRYHPLSKLVKKHGGKLFWASNEYLSITLKRREFIYNAPCLYWTDQGTRHRVNVVQDIINYENSLFVSEDFAKILLG
- a CDS encoding patatin-like phospholipase family protein, with amino-acid sequence MTGLVLEGGALRASFTSGVMDAFWDNGILFPYVIGVSAGISNAYSYVNGQRGRNDEILKCYRADPRYLSYGNFLKRKCVMDLQFVFEEIPQKLLPYDYEALANYSGRIIAAITERESARAEYYDQRDCDAGFRLLQATCALPVAFPAIEFQGKFYVDGGVADPIPIRRAIADGCTKNVVVMTKREGYRKHLGKGDKLAARLYQKRYPALAQAVLTRPARYNEEVEFCLAQEREGRAIVLWSDYADTIGRFEKSYENIHKLYENGYEKAIARMADIRAMLGEDNQFIGK